A window of Panthera leo isolate Ple1 chromosome D2, P.leo_Ple1_pat1.1, whole genome shotgun sequence contains these coding sequences:
- the FAM241B gene encoding protein FAM241B — protein MVRILANGEIVQDDDPRVRNTIPSRSNTPRQSFLNRGHGAPLGGSGPRQQQAGARLGAAQSPFNDLNRQLVNMGFPQWHLGNHAVEPVTSILLLFLLMMLGVRGLLLVGLVYLVSHLSQR, from the exons ATGGTGCGGATCTTGGCTAATGGGGAAATCGTGCAGGACGACGACCCTCGCGTCAGGAACACTATCCCTTCGCGCAGCAACACCCCTCGACAG AGCTTTCTCAACAGGGGCCATGGTGCCCCCCTGGGGGGTTCCGGCCCTCGCCAGCAGCAGGCGGGTGCTAGGCTGGGCGCTGCTCAGTCCCCGTTCAATGACCTCAACCGGCAGCTGGTGAACATGGGCTTCCCCCAGTGGCATCTGGGCAACCATGCTGTGGAGCCGGTGACCTCCATCCTGCTTCTCTTCCTGCTCATGATGCTTGGCGTGCGTGGACTCCTGCTCGTGGGCCTCGTCTACCTGGTGTCCCACCTGAGTCAGCGGTGA